In Arsenophonus sp. aPb, one DNA window encodes the following:
- the rluB gene encoding 23S rRNA pseudouridine(2605) synthase RluB: MSVKKQKSEKLQKVLARCGYGSRREIESFIQSGRISVDGQLATLGDRIEVKANTKIRLDGHLLRIKESEKTICRILAYYKPEGELCTHHDPEGRPTVFDRLPKLTGSRWIAIGRLDVNTCGLLLFTTDGELANRLMHPRHEVEREYAVRVFGEINDAKIRQLTKGVQLEDGEANFKTLKFRGGEGMNQWFNVTLTEGRNREVRRLWEAVGIQVSRLIRVRYGDIYLPKGLPRGGWTELGLAQINYLRQLVGLSNETASKIAVEQDRRRIKANQIRRAVKRHTQVSSMRAANKRATGAAKGRSKPARKV; the protein is encoded by the coding sequence ATGAGCGTTAAAAAGCAGAAAAGTGAAAAGTTACAAAAAGTCCTTGCTCGTTGTGGTTATGGTTCGCGCAGGGAAATAGAAAGTTTTATTCAATCCGGCAGGATCAGTGTTGATGGTCAATTAGCGACGTTGGGTGACCGAATAGAAGTTAAGGCTAACACTAAAATTCGCTTAGATGGTCACCTGTTAAGGATCAAAGAATCAGAGAAAACCATTTGTCGGATATTAGCTTATTATAAGCCAGAAGGTGAGCTATGTACTCATCATGATCCAGAAGGACGTCCAACCGTATTTGATCGCTTACCAAAATTAACAGGTTCTCGCTGGATTGCGATAGGGCGCTTAGATGTTAATACGTGTGGTTTATTATTGTTTACTACAGATGGAGAACTGGCTAATCGTTTGATGCATCCACGTCATGAGGTTGAACGTGAATATGCCGTTCGTGTTTTTGGTGAAATTAATGATGCTAAAATTCGTCAATTGACCAAAGGTGTTCAACTGGAAGATGGTGAAGCTAATTTTAAGACCTTGAAGTTTCGTGGCGGAGAAGGCATGAATCAATGGTTTAATGTTACTTTAACTGAAGGTCGTAATCGTGAAGTAAGACGTTTATGGGAAGCAGTAGGCATTCAAGTCAGTCGCCTGATTCGTGTTCGTTATGGTGATATTTATTTACCAAAAGGATTACCTAGAGGGGGATGGACGGAATTAGGTTTAGCACAGATTAATTATTTGCGTCAACTGGTTGGTCTTAGTAATGAAACAGCCAGTAAGATAGCAGTTGAGCAAGATAGACGTCGTATTAAAGCAAATCAGATTCGTCGTGCTGTAAAACGACATACACAAGTTTCTTCGATGCGGGCAGCAAATAAACGAGCAACTGGAGCCGCAAAGGGACGTAGTAAGCCTGCGCGTAAAGTGTAA
- a CDS encoding L-threonylcarbamoyladenylate synthase gives MGQSLQIHPQNPQPRLISQCVNILNKGGIIVYPTDSGYAIGCKLDNKNALTQICRLRQLDSRHNFTLMCRNLSEIAEYAYLDNPVFRMIKNSTPGHYTFILLATKEVPRRIMNKKRKTIGIRLPSNPIARDLLDGIGEPLLSTSLILPGDDFAQSSAEEIESLIGEQVDLIINGGYISEKPTTVVDLTESTPNIIRVGMGSPIPFE, from the coding sequence ATGGGACAATCTTTGCAAATTCACCCGCAAAATCCACAACCTCGCTTAATTAGCCAATGCGTAAATATATTAAACAAAGGCGGCATTATTGTTTATCCCACTGATTCTGGTTATGCAATTGGATGTAAGTTAGATAATAAAAACGCCCTTACGCAAATTTGTCGCCTACGTCAATTGGATTCTCGTCACAATTTTACGCTGATGTGTCGTAATTTATCCGAAATAGCTGAATATGCTTATCTGGACAATCCTGTATTTAGAATGATTAAAAATAGTACACCAGGTCATTACACCTTTATTTTACTTGCAACAAAAGAAGTACCCCGTCGGATAATGAATAAAAAACGTAAGACAATAGGGATACGTTTACCTAGCAATCCAATTGCAAGAGATCTGCTTGATGGAATTGGCGAACCTTTATTATCTACTAGCTTAATATTGCCAGGTGATGATTTTGCACAGTCTTCCGCCGAGGAGATTGAAAGTTTAATTGGCGAACAAGTTGATTTAATTATCAATGGCGGTTATATAAGTGAAAAACCAACTACGGTGGTTGATTTAACGGAGAGTACCCCAAATATCATTCGGGTTGGAATGGGCTCACCCATACCATTTGAATAA
- a CDS encoding PHP domain-containing protein, translated as MTQDNEKLSVIYDLHCHTRASDGDLTPLELVDRAVLMGVDVLAITDHDTVNGILPARQYIDEKNKPLTLIAGVEISTLWQKIEIHIVGLNINLDASALKRLLEKQTARRNQRAEKIGDKLEKFGIPDAWQNAKGYAAGGQVTRSHFARYIKDYAKQKSIGHVFKKYLTRGKPGYVPANWCELDEAIEVIHQAGGVAVLAHPGRYSLSAKWQKRLVLYFKQQQGDAIEIAQCQQSPDERKNLTELAKLHDLYASVGSDFHRPCAWSELGRNLWLPAGVVPVWQTWR; from the coding sequence TTGACACAAGACAATGAGAAGCTATCTGTTATTTATGATTTACATTGTCATACAAGAGCTTCTGATGGTGATCTCACACCCTTAGAGTTAGTTGATAGAGCAGTATTAATGGGAGTCGACGTATTAGCGATCACTGATCATGATACGGTTAATGGAATTTTACCGGCACGGCAGTATATTGATGAAAAAAATAAGCCGCTAACATTAATTGCCGGTGTGGAAATTTCCACGCTTTGGCAAAAAATTGAAATTCATATTGTGGGTCTTAATATTAATCTGGATGCAAGCGCTCTTAAACGTTTACTTGAAAAGCAAACGGCACGACGTAATCAACGTGCAGAAAAAATAGGCGATAAATTAGAAAAATTCGGTATTCCTGATGCTTGGCAAAATGCTAAAGGCTATGCAGCAGGGGGACAGGTAACACGTAGCCATTTTGCTCGTTACATCAAGGATTATGCTAAACAAAAAAGTATCGGCCATGTTTTTAAAAAATATTTAACGCGAGGTAAACCAGGTTATGTTCCGGCTAATTGGTGTGAGCTTGATGAGGCAATAGAAGTTATTCATCAAGCGGGCGGCGTTGCCGTCTTGGCACATCCTGGTCGCTACTCACTATCGGCAAAATGGCAAAAAAGGTTAGTTTTATATTTTAAACAGCAACAAGGTGATGCAATTGAAATTGCTCAATGCCAGCAGTCGCCAGATGAACGAAAAAATTTGACTGAGTTAGCTAAACTACATGATTTATATGCTTCGGTCGGTTCTGATTTTCATCGTCCTTGTGCTTGGTCTGAGCTAGGTAGAAATCTTTGGCTACCGGCAGGTGTTGTTCCCGTTTGGCAAACGTGGCGATGA
- a CDS encoding anthranilate synthase component 1, which yields MENIAVNQTTFRILENKINYQPEPCLLFHHLCNNRPGTLLLESAAVDNKQNQQSILIVNSALRITANQQQVTFAALSPNGNALLSHIDIALPSELEKIMSDGQLVVNYPQIEPHLDEDSRLKATSSFDALRLIHHLAKHDTIDAEKILLAGLFSYDLVAYFENLPPIAKSNRCPDYCLYLAEHYLVIDHQQQSAKLISGQFSAKQSIAKTILNRHQAIITATQQSLLPLPTGAEISTPLVVNKNDSEYCAMVEKLKKYIYQGDIFQVVPSRKFMLPCTAPLSAYQRLTRQNPSPYMFYMQDQEFTLFGASPESALKYDAKSRQIELYPIAGTRPRGRNTLGEIDADLDSKIELALRTDQKELAEHIMLVDLARNDLARICQSGSRYVAHLTAVDRYSHVMHLVSRVVGKLRADLDVLHAYQACMNMGTLTGAPKIKAMTLIADYEKENRGSYGGAIGYFKGNGDFDTCIVIRAAYIEDGIAAVQVGAGVVLDSDPQSETDETRNKAQAVINAIMQSHQSLEVC from the coding sequence ATGGAAAACATAGCAGTCAATCAAACAACTTTTCGCATATTAGAGAATAAGATTAACTATCAGCCTGAACCTTGTCTGTTATTTCATCACTTATGCAACAATCGCCCTGGCACTCTATTATTAGAATCTGCTGCCGTTGATAACAAGCAAAATCAACAAAGTATCTTGATTGTTAATAGTGCATTACGAATTACCGCCAATCAACAGCAAGTGACTTTTGCCGCTCTTAGTCCTAATGGAAATGCGCTATTAAGTCATATTGACATCGCATTACCAAGTGAATTAGAAAAAATCATGTCTGATGGTCAATTAGTCGTTAATTATCCGCAAATTGAACCCCATCTTGACGAAGATAGCCGATTAAAAGCAACTTCATCTTTTGATGCATTACGTTTGATTCATCATTTAGCCAAACATGACACCATTGATGCAGAAAAAATTCTTTTAGCAGGCTTATTCTCCTACGATTTAGTAGCTTATTTTGAAAATTTACCCCCGATAGCAAAATCTAATCGTTGTCCTGATTACTGTCTCTATTTAGCTGAACATTATCTTGTAATCGATCACCAACAGCAGTCAGCAAAACTCATAAGCGGCCAATTTTCAGCAAAACAATCGATTGCTAAAACGATATTAAACCGTCATCAAGCAATTATTACCGCAACTCAGCAATCATTATTACCCTTGCCAACTGGCGCTGAGATATCAACACCTTTAGTGGTCAATAAAAACGATAGTGAATACTGCGCCATGGTAGAAAAACTAAAAAAATACATCTATCAAGGTGATATTTTTCAAGTAGTACCTTCACGTAAATTTATGTTGCCATGTACCGCACCATTAAGTGCCTATCAACGACTTACCAGACAAAATCCCAGCCCTTACATGTTTTATATGCAAGATCAGGAATTTACTCTATTTGGTGCTTCACCTGAAAGCGCCCTCAAGTATGACGCCAAAAGTCGACAAATTGAACTATATCCGATCGCCGGAACTCGGCCAAGAGGTCGCAATACATTAGGCGAAATAGATGCTGATTTAGACAGTAAAATTGAACTGGCACTGCGAACTGATCAGAAAGAACTTGCTGAACATATTATGTTAGTTGATTTGGCTCGTAATGACTTAGCGCGTATTTGTCAGTCGGGTAGTCGATATGTTGCACATTTAACTGCCGTTGATCGTTATTCCCATGTTATGCACCTTGTTTCCCGAGTAGTTGGCAAATTAAGGGCTGATCTGGATGTATTACATGCTTATCAAGCCTGTATGAATATGGGGACTTTAACAGGTGCGCCTAAAATCAAAGCAATGACACTTATTGCTGACTATGAAAAGGAGAATCGAGGCAGCTATGGTGGCGCAATTGGCTATTTCAAGGGCAATGGAGATTTTGACACCTGTATTGTTATTCGTGCCGCTTATATAGAAGACGGCATTGCAGCTGTTCAAGTCGGCGCTGGCGTGGTATTAGATTCTGATCCACAGTCTGAAACGGACGAAACGCGCAATAAAGCCCAGGCAGTTATCAATGCCATTATGCAATCTCATCAAAGCTTGGAGGTATGCTAA
- a CDS encoding gamma-glutamyl-gamma-aminobutyrate hydrolase family protein (Members of this family of hydrolases with an active site Cys residue belong to MEROPS family C26.), protein MADILLLDNIDSFTYNLVDQLRVLGHTVTIYRNSLPGCIIEQRLKRMSSPVLILSPGPGKPADAGCMPKLLPSVLGKIPVIGICLGHQAIIEAYGGTVSSAKEIIHGKTSFAIHDDQFMFSGLNNPLPIARYHSLIGEKIPADLIINAHCQGAVMAVRHSQHKACGFQFHPESILTPEGTSLLNQTLLWALN, encoded by the coding sequence ATGGCTGATATTTTACTACTCGATAATATTGATTCTTTTACTTATAACTTGGTTGATCAATTAAGAGTATTAGGTCATACCGTCACTATTTACCGCAATTCACTGCCTGGATGCATCATTGAACAGCGGCTTAAAAGGATGTCTTCACCTGTACTAATACTCTCTCCCGGCCCTGGTAAACCAGCCGATGCTGGCTGTATGCCTAAACTGCTGCCATCAGTACTGGGTAAAATCCCAGTAATTGGTATTTGCCTTGGTCATCAAGCAATTATTGAAGCCTATGGCGGAACAGTTTCATCGGCGAAAGAGATCATACACGGTAAAACATCTTTCGCTATACATGATGACCAATTTATGTTTAGTGGCCTAAACAATCCACTACCAATTGCCCGTTACCATTCTCTAATTGGTGAAAAAATTCCTGCTGATTTGATCATTAATGCTCACTGCCAAGGCGCAGTAATGGCCGTACGTCATAGCCAACATAAAGCCTGCGGATTTCAATTCCATCCTGAGTCGATTTTAACTCCTGAGGGAACCTCTTTATTAAACCAAACCCTATTATGGGCATTAAATTAA
- the trpD gene encoding anthranilate phosphoribosyltransferase produces MQFILDKLFNAQVLTQQESHLLFSTMIRGGLTESQLAGALISMKMRGEEPNEIVGAALACLENAQPFPRPNYDFCDIVGTGGDHSNSINISTASAFVAAECGLKVAKHGNRSISSRAGSSDLLASFGVPLDMTPSSARRALDEVGICFLFAPQYHQGFRHAAPIRSQLKTRTLFNILGPLINPAKPPIALIGVYDPKLIIPIAKTLQLIGYKRAAVVHSSGIDEVALHGPIQVAELNQDEILTYQLTAQDFGLPSYSSTELIGGSVEKNHQLITTLLQGNGKPAHTNTVAANVALLMKLNNYEDLKTNTDFVLQVIRSGKAYQRLTMLANRKEFH; encoded by the coding sequence ATGCAATTTATTTTGGACAAATTATTTAATGCACAAGTACTTACTCAACAAGAAAGTCATTTACTTTTTAGCACTATGATTCGAGGTGGATTAACGGAGTCCCAACTAGCTGGTGCATTGATTAGCATGAAAATGCGTGGAGAAGAGCCGAATGAAATTGTTGGTGCCGCGTTAGCTTGTTTAGAAAACGCGCAACCTTTTCCTCGACCTAATTACGATTTCTGCGATATCGTGGGTACTGGCGGTGATCACAGCAATAGTATTAATATTTCCACTGCCAGTGCTTTTGTCGCCGCAGAGTGTGGTTTAAAAGTTGCTAAACATGGCAATCGTAGTATATCAAGTCGTGCTGGCTCATCTGATTTACTGGCCTCTTTCGGCGTTCCGCTCGATATGACACCAAGCTCTGCACGACGTGCTTTAGATGAGGTCGGTATATGTTTTTTATTCGCACCACAATATCACCAGGGATTTCGCCATGCTGCCCCAATACGTAGTCAATTAAAAACTCGCACCCTCTTTAATATTCTTGGCCCATTAATAAATCCAGCTAAACCGCCAATTGCACTTATTGGTGTTTATGATCCAAAGCTCATTATACCTATTGCAAAGACTTTGCAATTAATAGGATATAAGCGAGCAGCCGTTGTACACAGCAGCGGAATAGACGAAGTCGCATTACATGGTCCTATTCAAGTCGCTGAATTAAATCAGGATGAAATTTTAACTTACCAACTCACTGCGCAAGATTTTGGCTTACCAAGCTATTCTTCAACAGAATTAATTGGCGGTTCGGTTGAAAAAAATCATCAACTGATTACCACGCTGTTACAGGGTAACGGGAAGCCTGCTCATACTAACACTGTGGCTGCCAATGTGGCATTACTGATGAAGCTCAATAATTATGAAGACCTAAAAACCAATACCGATTTTGTTTTGCAAGTTATTCGTAGCGGCAAAGCCTATCAACGGCTAACCATGCTAGCAAATAGAAAGGAGTTTCATTAA
- the trpCF gene encoding bifunctional indole-3-glycerol-phosphate synthase TrpC/phosphoribosylanthranilate isomerase TrpF — protein sequence MQATILQKIVADKVNDLAAKKLKQPLASFIAQVKPSERDFFTAISQNHPAFILECKKASPSKGIIRHHFDPVQIAKEYQNYASAISVLTDEKYFHGSFDYLRLVSNTVPQPILCKDFIIDPYQIYLARFYQADAILLMLSILDDQTYLSLATLADNLKMGILTEVSNEEELKRAIRLQANIVGINNRDLRDLSIDLNRTKQFAPQLAAETLVISESGIYNHQQIRQLSKQVDGFLIGSTLMSEENLMLAIRRLIIGDNKVCGLTRPQDAQCAYQVGAIYGGLIFADKSPRKVTLEQAKTIIKAAPLNYVGVFQHQANSFITEISHKLSLFAIQLHGDKTAADIQQLRTLLPPNCEIWQAVNMTKPATSFNLNNIDRYLLDNGEGGTGKTFDWSKLPLDHLEQIMLAGGLNADNCQQAAALGCRGLDFNSGAEHQPGIKSCHKLQIIFEKLFDYL from the coding sequence ATGCAAGCGACTATTTTACAAAAAATTGTTGCTGATAAAGTGAACGATTTAGCGGCAAAAAAACTAAAGCAACCATTAGCTAGCTTTATTGCGCAAGTTAAACCCAGTGAGCGTGACTTTTTCACGGCTATTTCACAAAATCATCCGGCATTTATTCTGGAGTGTAAAAAAGCTTCACCATCAAAAGGCATTATTCGTCATCACTTTGATCCTGTGCAAATTGCTAAAGAGTACCAAAATTATGCGTCAGCAATATCAGTGTTGACTGATGAAAAATATTTTCACGGCAGTTTTGACTATTTACGCCTGGTTAGTAACACTGTGCCACAACCGATTTTGTGCAAAGACTTCATTATTGATCCCTATCAAATCTATTTAGCTCGCTTTTACCAGGCAGACGCTATTTTATTGATGCTATCAATATTAGATGATCAGACCTATCTATCTTTAGCGACACTGGCAGATAATTTAAAGATGGGCATTCTGACTGAAGTGAGTAACGAAGAAGAGCTAAAACGCGCGATTAGGCTACAAGCTAACATTGTCGGTATCAATAATCGTGATCTTCGCGATCTGTCAATTGATTTAAATCGCACCAAACAATTTGCCCCGCAATTAGCCGCAGAAACTTTAGTTATCAGTGAATCAGGTATTTATAACCATCAACAAATTCGTCAACTCAGTAAACAAGTTGATGGCTTTTTGATCGGCAGCACGTTAATGAGCGAGGAGAACTTAATGTTAGCTATTCGTCGGCTAATTATTGGTGACAATAAAGTCTGTGGCCTCACTCGCCCACAAGATGCACAATGTGCTTATCAAGTCGGGGCGATTTATGGTGGCTTGATCTTTGCTGATAAATCACCACGAAAAGTAACATTAGAGCAAGCCAAAACCATTATAAAGGCAGCTCCTCTTAACTATGTTGGCGTTTTTCAACATCAAGCTAACTCATTTATTACTGAAATTAGTCATAAACTGAGCCTATTTGCCATCCAGTTACATGGTGATAAAACAGCGGCTGATATTCAACAACTTCGAACGTTATTACCGCCAAATTGTGAAATATGGCAAGCGGTAAATATGACCAAACCAGCTACCAGTTTCAACTTAAACAATATCGATCGTTATCTACTTGATAACGGTGAAGGTGGCACTGGTAAAACCTTTGATTGGTCAAAATTACCCTTGGATCATCTTGAGCAAATTATGCTAGCCGGTGGACTTAATGCCGACAACTGCCAACAAGCGGCGGCGTTAGGCTGTAGAGGTCTTGATTTCAATTCTGGCGCTGAACATCAGCCTGGCATAAAAAGTTGCCATAAGTTACAGATTATCTTTGAAAAATTGTTTGATTATTTATAA
- the trpB gene encoding tryptophan synthase subunit beta, with protein sequence MKKLNPYFGQFGGQYVPEILIPALNELEQAFIEAQQDNRFQQQFHDLLQNYAGRPTALTLCRNLTLGTKTKLYLKREDLLHGGAHKTNQVLGQALLAKRMGKTEIIAETGAGQHGVATALACALLGLKCRIYMGEKDIHRQSPNVFRMKLMGAKVIAVNNGSASLKDACNEALRDWSGSYHQAHYLLGTAAGPHPYPTLVREFQRMIGDEAKAQILAKEGRLPDAVIACVGGGSNAIGLFTAFKPEQNVRLIGVEPAGLGIDTGSHGAPLKHGRLGIFFGMKSPIIQTDEGQIKESYSISAGLDFPSVGPEHAYLNSIGRADYVSITDDEALAAFKKLSTHEGIIPALESSHALAYALKMIKADPAKEQLLIVNLSGRGDKDIYTVHAILQTKGEI encoded by the coding sequence ATGAAGAAATTAAATCCCTACTTTGGCCAATTTGGTGGCCAATATGTGCCGGAAATTCTTATTCCCGCACTTAACGAACTGGAACAGGCTTTCATCGAAGCACAGCAAGATAATAGGTTTCAACAACAGTTTCACGATCTATTACAAAATTACGCTGGGCGTCCCACTGCCTTAACGCTATGTCGCAATTTAACTCTTGGGACTAAAACTAAACTTTATTTAAAGCGAGAAGATCTATTGCATGGTGGTGCCCATAAAACTAATCAAGTATTAGGCCAAGCTTTATTGGCAAAACGGATGGGCAAAACAGAAATTATTGCTGAAACCGGAGCCGGGCAACATGGCGTGGCCACAGCGCTAGCCTGTGCATTATTAGGGCTAAAATGTCGTATTTATATGGGGGAAAAAGATATCCATCGCCAATCACCCAATGTATTTCGTATGAAATTGATGGGAGCTAAAGTTATTGCGGTAAATAATGGTTCAGCTAGCTTAAAAGATGCTTGCAATGAAGCATTGAGAGATTGGTCAGGCAGCTATCACCAAGCACACTATTTACTTGGCACCGCTGCCGGTCCTCATCCCTATCCTACGCTGGTACGAGAGTTTCAACGTATGATTGGTGATGAAGCTAAAGCACAAATTTTAGCCAAAGAAGGGCGATTACCCGATGCGGTAATCGCTTGTGTCGGTGGTGGCTCTAATGCTATTGGCTTATTCACAGCTTTTAAACCTGAGCAAAACGTGCGTTTAATTGGGGTAGAACCGGCCGGTCTGGGTATTGATACTGGCTCTCATGGTGCACCGTTAAAACATGGACGGCTTGGCATCTTCTTCGGCATGAAATCGCCTATTATACAAACCGATGAAGGACAAATTAAAGAGTCTTATTCGATCTCGGCTGGACTAGATTTTCCCTCAGTAGGACCCGAGCATGCCTATTTAAATAGTATTGGCCGCGCTGATTATGTCTCGATTACCGATGATGAAGCTTTAGCTGCATTTAAAAAATTATCCACTCATGAGGGTATTATTCCAGCCTTGGAATCGTCACACGCCTTAGCTTATGCCTTAAAAATGATCAAGGCAGACCCCGCAAAAGAACAATTACTAATTGTTAATCTCTCAGGCCGCGGCGACAAAGATATTTATACTGTACATGCTATTTTGCAAACCAAAGGAGAGATCTAA
- the trpA gene encoding tryptophan synthase subunit alpha: MERYQQLFKHLNDKNQGAFVPFITLGDPNAEMSLKIIDTLIEAQADALEIGIPFSDPLADGPTIQKANLRALNANITPTRCFELLSQIREKHPLVPIGLLVYANLVFSNGIDNFYAQCQHSGIDSVLIADVPMNESEPFRMSALRHNIAPIFICPPNADEQLLRKIALYGRGYTYLLSRSGVTGTEKKANIPVSQLLTKLQDYHAAPPLLGFGISEAKQVTDAIKNGVVGAITGSAVVKLIETYHQQPDALLAKLKQFVSLMKMATYK, from the coding sequence ATGGAGCGTTATCAGCAACTATTTAAGCACTTAAATGATAAAAATCAGGGGGCATTCGTTCCATTTATCACCTTAGGCGATCCTAATGCCGAAATGTCGCTAAAAATTATTGATACATTAATTGAAGCACAAGCCGATGCATTAGAGATTGGAATTCCTTTTTCTGATCCTCTAGCTGATGGTCCAACTATTCAAAAGGCCAATTTACGCGCCCTTAATGCCAACATTACGCCAACCCGTTGTTTTGAGCTATTATCACAGATCCGTGAAAAGCACCCTTTGGTTCCTATTGGCCTATTAGTTTATGCTAATCTGGTTTTTAGTAATGGCATTGATAACTTTTATGCCCAATGTCAGCATAGTGGCATCGACTCCGTTTTAATCGCTGATGTGCCCATGAATGAGTCCGAACCCTTTCGTATGTCGGCACTGCGACACAATATTGCACCGATATTTATATGTCCGCCTAATGCAGATGAGCAGCTTTTACGCAAAATTGCTTTATATGGTCGTGGTTATACTTATTTACTCTCGCGTTCAGGTGTAACCGGTACAGAAAAAAAAGCCAATATTCCTGTTAGCCAGTTACTCACCAAGTTACAAGACTATCATGCCGCCCCGCCACTGTTGGGTTTTGGTATTTCTGAAGCGAAACAAGTCACTGATGCAATCAAAAATGGTGTAGTTGGTGCAATAACTGGTTCAGCCGTGGTTAAATTAATTGAAACTTATCATCAACAACCTGATGCATTATTGGCCAAATTAAAACAATTTGTTTCACTGATGAAAATGGCTACCTACAAATAG
- a CDS encoding BON domain-containing protein, producing the protein MKYLKSMTALYTVLFMALFLSACAPTAKTEGTGGYIDDTVITTKVKTALLAEKNLKSTQINVETFKGRVQLSGFVSSRADAQRAVQVTQGVAGVQSVIDSMKVR; encoded by the coding sequence ATGAAATATCTTAAATCAATGACAGCGCTTTATACCGTGTTATTTATGGCATTATTCCTTTCTGCTTGTGCTCCAACAGCAAAAACAGAAGGAACTGGTGGATATATCGATGACACGGTTATTACAACTAAAGTGAAGACGGCACTATTGGCAGAAAAAAACTTGAAATCAACGCAAATCAATGTTGAAACTTTTAAAGGACGTGTGCAATTGAGTGGCTTTGTCAGTTCGCGTGCCGATGCTCAACGTGCAGTGCAAGTAACACAAGGTGTAGCAGGTGTGCAGTCAGTTATCGATTCGATGAAAGTACGATGA
- a CDS encoding YciC family protein, with translation MSITANSLISDSFNFFKNQLSGLFILSFISATISLILYYFLVPIDEMVTIVKTLGGQNDSTSLLTWVSQLSDEEKAIMMRVSLLSLTAVFIGLILLISSVVTYLSELSTGNSISALQAFILSLRILPSMLILLVICTIIIYFGFMLFILPGVILAIGFSLSPIILITSKNIMPLRAISQSWKIAFRHWWLILSILLLWLALQMLLTMLLGQFRFLPGMVNNIISFTLNNLLTSFTLIYFFRLYMLIGKTTN, from the coding sequence ATGTCCATTACGGCCAACTCACTTATCAGCGATAGCTTTAATTTTTTTAAAAATCAGCTGAGCGGCCTTTTTATCCTGTCATTCATTTCAGCTACCATCAGTCTAATACTCTATTATTTTCTGGTACCTATCGATGAAATGGTAACTATTGTCAAAACCCTAGGTGGTCAAAATGACTCAACTTCACTTTTAACCTGGGTAAGCCAACTATCCGATGAAGAAAAAGCGATAATGATGAGAGTTTCATTACTATCATTGACTGCAGTTTTTATCGGATTAATATTATTAATTTCTTCAGTAGTTACTTATTTGTCAGAACTCAGTACTGGCAATAGCATCAGTGCATTGCAGGCTTTTATACTTTCGTTACGTATATTACCTAGCATGTTAATTTTGCTAGTTATATGCACTATTATAATTTATTTTGGTTTTATGCTATTCATACTACCGGGGGTCATTTTAGCTATTGGTTTTTCCTTATCGCCCATCATTTTAATAACCAGTAAAAACATCATGCCACTACGCGCTATTAGTCAAAGTTGGAAAATAGCCTTTCGTCATTGGTGGTTAATTCTATCAATTCTATTACTTTGGTTAGCATTACAAATGTTACTTACTATGCTACTTGGACAATTTCGTTTTTTACCGGGTATGGTAAATAATATTATCTCTTTTACACTAAATAATTTACTTACCTCTTTTACTTTGATTTATTTTTTCCGTCTCTACATGTTAATCGGAAAAACAACAAATTAA